The following DNA comes from Frankia casuarinae.
TCCCGGTCTTCATCACCGAGGGCATGGTCGGGCACAAGCTCGGCGAGTTCGCCCCGACCCGGACCTTCCGTGGCCACGTCAAGGAGGACCGGAGGTCACGCCGTGGCTGACGATCTCGTTGACGGCCTGACCCGGGCCGGTCTTCCCGGGGCGAAGGCCTCGGCCCGCTATGTCCGGGTCTCGCCGACGAAGGCCCGCCGGGTCGTCGACCTGGTGCGCGGGCGCTCGGTCGGCGAGGCGCTGGACATCCTCCGGTTCGCTCCGCAGGCGGCCAGCGAGGACGTGTACAAGGTTGTCGCCAGCGCTGCGGCGAACGCCGAGAACAACCACAGCCTCGATCCGGCCACCCTGTGGGTCGGCGAGGTCTACGTGGACGAGGGGCCGACGCTCAAGCGCATCCGGCCCCGAGCTCAGGGCCGGGCCTACCGGATCCGCAAGCGCACCAGCCACATCACCGTCGTGGTGGAGAGCCGGGAGCCGGTCTCCGCGGCCGGCCGGGGCGCGAAGACGACAAGGAGGGCCCGGTAGTGGGGCAGAAGGTCAACCCGCACGGGTTCCGGCTTGGCATCACCTCGGAGTTCACCTCCCGTTGGTACGCCGACAAGCAGTACAAGGCGTACGTCGGCGAGGACGTGAAGATCCGTAAGATGATGTCGCGGGGCATGGAGCGGGCCGGCATCAGCCGGGTCGACATCGAGCGGACCCAGGGGCGGCTGCGGGTGGACATCCACACCGCGCGCCCGGGCATCGTCATCGGTCGCCGTGGCGCCGAGGCCGACCGCATCCGTGGCGACCTGGAAAAGCTCACCGGCAAGCAGGTGCAGCTCAACATCCTCGAGGTGAAGAACCCCGAGGTCGACGCCCAACTCGTCGCCCAAGGGGTGGCCGAGCAGCTCTCCAGCCGGGTCAGCTTCCGCCGGGCGATGCGCAAGGCCATGCAGACCGCGATGAAGGGCGGCGCGAAGGGGATCCGGGTGCAGTGCTCGGGTCGTCTCGGCGGCGCCGAGATGAGCCGGTCGGAGTTCTACCGCGAG
Coding sequences within:
- the rplV gene encoding 50S ribosomal protein L22; its protein translation is MADDLVDGLTRAGLPGAKASARYVRVSPTKARRVVDLVRGRSVGEALDILRFAPQAASEDVYKVVASAAANAENNHSLDPATLWVGEVYVDEGPTLKRIRPRAQGRAYRIRKRTSHITVVVESREPVSAAGRGAKTTRRAR
- the rpsC gene encoding 30S ribosomal protein S3, producing MGQKVNPHGFRLGITSEFTSRWYADKQYKAYVGEDVKIRKMMSRGMERAGISRVDIERTQGRLRVDIHTARPGIVIGRRGAEADRIRGDLEKLTGKQVQLNILEVKNPEVDAQLVAQGVAEQLSSRVSFRRAMRKAMQTAMKGGAKGIRVQCSGRLGGAEMSRSEFYREGRVPLHTLRADIDYGFYEARTNFGRIGVKVWIYKGDIVQSRAEREAQEALQRQTRRERPRRGPRSGSSGTTQGGTEAGRAAARGERRGRGGGGGNAPAETPAGEAAATEPTAPVAEPATAAASAPAEAASAPAEAAVANTPEKAEE